The following proteins are encoded in a genomic region of Enterocloster clostridioformis:
- the tnpA gene encoding IS66 family insertion sequence element accessory protein TnpA, with protein MMEVIPINTNDNVTSKADLWADRFHAFQESGLSRKEWCQQNGIPQSTLGYWIRKLQSEAAETESASDPVFAKLPSEHELHFSTADTGKPPVMLCLPENIRIEVAADCPARLLTALLQALKNYA; from the coding sequence ATGATGGAGGTGATACCAATAAATACGAATGACAATGTAACCTCAAAGGCTGACCTTTGGGCAGACCGGTTCCATGCTTTTCAGGAAAGCGGTTTATCCCGCAAAGAATGGTGTCAGCAGAATGGAATCCCACAGTCTACACTGGGTTACTGGATCCGAAAGCTCCAGTCAGAAGCAGCTGAGACAGAAAGTGCTTCTGATCCGGTGTTTGCAAAGCTCCCTTCGGAACATGAACTCCATTTCAGTACAGCAGATACAGGAAAACCTCCTGTGATGCTCTGTCTCCCGGAAAATATCCGGATTGAAGTTGCTGCGGACTGTCCAGCCAGACTGTTGACTGCCCTGCTTCAGGCCTTAAAGAACTATGCTTGA
- a CDS encoding CorA family divalent cation transporter, with protein sequence MKYHWSEHRKGDGDAGAGAGQSHSVEILSMEEFRKSWPDIYRRTFSGSGPDHIRFCKADVLRGTVAGTFAIPSKEDPSGDKQVFGYCLTREQLIFMDDSGYVRRLLDEMQDYQMTDVSSPSLQLFDVMEYLLKEDVIFLQQYDDSLTRLEEGLLKRETEEFDVRILAARKDLSALSAYYEQLSDMGETLQQDAAERGNERDSLLFGLFSDKAGRLYSTVQMMKEYSMQLREMHQTQVDIRQNEIMKFLTIVTTVFMPLSLIAGWYGMNFVSMPELKFPYGYAVVCIVCLLIVALEIWFFKRKKWF encoded by the coding sequence ATGAAATACCATTGGAGCGAACACAGGAAGGGGGATGGGGATGCCGGGGCAGGGGCCGGACAGTCCCATTCGGTTGAAATCCTTTCCATGGAAGAATTCCGGAAGTCCTGGCCGGATATTTACAGGAGAACATTTTCCGGCAGCGGTCCGGACCATATCCGGTTCTGCAAGGCGGATGTGCTGCGGGGAACAGTGGCAGGCACCTTTGCCATTCCGTCCAAGGAGGACCCCTCCGGGGATAAGCAGGTTTTTGGCTACTGCCTTACCAGGGAACAGCTGATTTTTATGGATGACAGCGGCTATGTAAGAAGGCTTCTGGACGAAATGCAGGATTACCAGATGACGGATGTATCATCCCCTTCCCTGCAGCTCTTTGATGTGATGGAATATCTGCTGAAGGAGGATGTGATTTTTCTCCAGCAGTATGACGACAGCCTGACCCGTCTGGAGGAAGGGCTGCTTAAGAGGGAGACAGAAGAATTTGACGTGAGAATCCTGGCAGCCAGAAAGGATTTGTCCGCATTGAGTGCTTATTACGAACAGCTCTCCGACATGGGGGAGACACTCCAGCAGGATGCGGCAGAGAGGGGGAATGAGAGGGACAGCCTGCTTTTCGGCCTGTTTTCCGACAAGGCGGGACGCCTCTATTCTACGGTGCAGATGATGAAGGAGTATTCCATGCAGTTGCGGGAAATGCACCAGACCCAGGTGGACATACGCCAGAATGAAATCATGAAGTTCCTGACTATCGTGACAACGGTATTCATGCCTCTTTCCCTGATTGCGGGCTGGTACGGCATGAATTTTGTCAGCATGCCGGAGCTTAAATTCCCCTATGGCTACGCGGTGGTCTGCATTGTATGCCTGCTGATTGTGGCATTGGAAATATGGTTCTTTAAGAGGAAAAAGTGGTTTTAG
- a CDS encoding transposase, which translates to MVSTDEMTGVQALEHKYPDKLPLPGQCAKMEFEYIRHGTTSLIGFFDVATGRMEMPYLNSTRTEEDFVEAVKALVGTDPQAPWTFICDGLNTHKSEALVRFVAEACALGVELGKKGKTGILKSMESRADFLHDPSHRIRFVYTPKHSSWMNQIEIWFGIINRKLLKRKSYLSIEELEASILRFIEQYNLTAHPFKWTYAGIPLVI; encoded by the coding sequence ATTGTTTCCACGGATGAAATGACCGGGGTACAAGCGCTGGAACATAAATATCCTGACAAGCTCCCATTACCCGGCCAGTGCGCCAAAATGGAGTTTGAGTATATCCGCCATGGCACGACCAGCCTCATCGGGTTCTTTGATGTTGCAACGGGCCGTATGGAAATGCCGTATTTAAACTCCACACGCACAGAAGAGGATTTTGTGGAAGCCGTGAAAGCATTGGTAGGGACAGACCCGCAAGCCCCATGGACATTTATATGCGATGGCCTAAACACCCATAAATCGGAAGCCCTTGTCCGCTTTGTGGCAGAAGCCTGTGCCCTTGGCGTGGAACTGGGCAAAAAAGGGAAAACAGGGATCCTTAAAAGTATGGAAAGCCGAGCGGATTTCCTGCATGACCCTTCCCACCGGATCCGCTTTGTCTATACTCCGAAACACAGTTCCTGGATGAACCAGATTGAGATATGGTTTGGCATCATTAACCGGAAGCTGCTGAAGCGGAAAAGCTACCTATCAATAGAAGAACTGGAAGCAAGCATCCTGCGCTTTATTGAACAATACAATCTTACAGCACACCCATTTAAGTGGACATATGCCGGGATACCATTAGTAATTTAA
- the tnpB gene encoding IS66 family insertion sequence element accessory protein TnpB (TnpB, as the term is used for proteins encoded by IS66 family insertion elements, is considered an accessory protein, since TnpC, encoded by a neighboring gene, is a DDE family transposase.), which yields MLDFYGSTTVYLACSCTDLRKSCTGLAAIIKLKFHLDPYSRCMFAFCNRRRTLLKILQWDGSGFWILMKRLDRDSFHWPDTPDELQKVTLKEIHWLCDGLSLNPSGAFEERHPKIVI from the coding sequence ATGCTTGATTTTTACGGAAGTACTACAGTCTATCTGGCATGTAGCTGCACGGACCTCCGGAAGAGCTGCACTGGTTTAGCGGCCATCATCAAACTGAAATTCCATCTCGATCCGTACTCCCGCTGTATGTTCGCGTTCTGCAATCGCAGGCGCACATTGCTCAAGATCCTTCAGTGGGACGGGTCAGGGTTTTGGATCCTGATGAAACGGCTGGACCGCGATTCCTTCCATTGGCCTGACACACCGGATGAACTGCAGAAAGTTACGCTGAAAGAGATCCATTGGCTGTGCGATGGTTTATCCCTGAACCCCAGCGGCGCATTTGAAGAACGTCACCCGAAGATCGTCATATGA
- the tnpA gene encoding IS66 family insertion sequence element accessory protein TnpA — MMEVIPINTNDNAASKADLWADRFHAFQESGLSRKEWCQQNGIPQSTLGYWIRKLQSEAAETESASDPVFAKLPSEHELHFSTADTGKPPVMLCLPENIRIEVAADCPARLLTALLQALKNYA, encoded by the coding sequence ATGATGGAGGTGATACCAATAAATACGAATGACAATGCAGCCTCAAAGGCTGACCTTTGGGCAGACCGGTTCCATGCTTTTCAGGAAAGCGGTTTATCCCGCAAAGAATGGTGTCAGCAGAATGGAATCCCACAGTCTACACTGGGTTACTGGATCCGAAAGCTCCAGTCAGAAGCAGCTGAGACAGAAAGTGCTTCTGATCCGGTGTTTGCAAAGCTCCCTTCGGAACATGAACTCCATTTCAGTACAGCAGATACAGGAAAACCTCCTGTGATGCTCTGTCTCCCGGAAAATATCCGGATTGAAGTTGCTGCGGACTGTCCAGCCAGACTGTTGACTGCCCTGCTTCAGGCCTTAAAGAACTATGCTTGA
- the tnpC gene encoding IS66 family transposase — MDPLFTEEQLNKMSREDIISLMKTMREHYQKQETKIQILEEKTKELEFLNAMLSDRLTLAQRKQFGPSSEKYADGYTQLNLFNEAEQEAEPDAPEPEMEEIHPSSYKRKKRSGKKEEDLSAFETTEVIEYKLTGADRNCPDCNTKYKVVTKETVKRLKFVPARFEVVEEVTYVYSCPKCGAMKRPEKAPSLLKGSVATPSLVAGIMNAKYVGGMPLARQEREFARYDLNLSTKTMANWIIQCADRYLQPLYELMKEEFLRSRYAHGDETRVQVIDEPEQKGSTQNWMWVYLTDEYSGAPRMVLFQYERTRAGYHPVEFLGDQYQGYFTCDGYQAYHSLPERITVTGCMAHARRRFDESLTVLKKDFTKEQLKETTAYQAMERIGMFYKIEEMIRDKSPEERYEERQKQAKPLLEAFFEWLHTLEDAVDRSSKIGEAVLYTLNQETYLKRYLEDGHLSIDNLAAERALKNFAIGRRSWLFAKSIRGAQASATVYSITETALLNGLKPYNYLTYVMEKMKELGAFPAKEEMLELLPWSSNLPDDCRSKLKK; from the coding sequence ATGGATCCGCTTTTTACAGAGGAACAACTGAACAAGATGAGCAGGGAGGATATCATCTCCCTGATGAAAACCATGCGGGAGCATTATCAGAAACAGGAAACAAAGATCCAGATCCTCGAAGAAAAAACAAAGGAACTGGAATTCCTGAACGCGATGCTTTCTGACCGTCTGACTCTTGCGCAGCGGAAACAGTTTGGCCCATCCAGCGAAAAATATGCGGATGGCTATACGCAGCTGAACCTTTTTAACGAGGCAGAGCAGGAAGCAGAGCCTGATGCGCCGGAGCCGGAAATGGAGGAGATCCATCCGTCTTCCTATAAAAGAAAGAAACGTTCCGGCAAAAAGGAGGAAGATCTTTCCGCCTTTGAGACAACGGAAGTAATTGAGTATAAGCTGACCGGCGCGGACCGAAACTGTCCGGACTGCAATACCAAATATAAAGTCGTGACAAAAGAGACGGTGAAGCGCCTGAAGTTTGTGCCTGCACGGTTTGAAGTGGTGGAGGAGGTCACCTATGTTTACAGCTGCCCGAAATGCGGGGCGATGAAACGTCCGGAAAAGGCGCCTTCCCTTCTCAAAGGCAGTGTGGCAACACCATCCCTGGTGGCAGGCATCATGAACGCAAAGTATGTGGGCGGCATGCCCCTTGCGCGTCAGGAACGGGAATTCGCCCGTTACGACCTGAACCTTTCCACAAAGACCATGGCGAATTGGATCATCCAGTGTGCGGACCGGTATCTGCAGCCGCTTTATGAACTGATGAAGGAAGAATTCCTCCGGAGCCGGTACGCTCATGGGGATGAAACCCGTGTACAGGTAATCGATGAGCCGGAACAGAAAGGTTCCACCCAGAACTGGATGTGGGTCTATCTCACTGATGAATACAGCGGCGCACCCCGGATGGTCCTCTTCCAATACGAAAGAACCCGGGCGGGATATCATCCGGTGGAATTCCTTGGGGATCAGTACCAGGGATATTTCACCTGCGATGGATACCAGGCATATCACAGCCTTCCGGAAAGGATCACCGTGACAGGATGCATGGCCCATGCGAGGCGCAGATTTGATGAATCCCTGACCGTTTTGAAAAAGGACTTTACCAAAGAGCAGCTGAAGGAAACAACCGCATATCAGGCAATGGAACGGATCGGGATGTTCTATAAGATCGAGGAGATGATCCGTGACAAGTCACCGGAAGAAAGGTATGAAGAGCGTCAAAAGCAGGCAAAGCCGCTTTTAGAGGCTTTCTTCGAGTGGCTTCATACCCTGGAGGATGCTGTGGACAGATCTTCTAAGATCGGAGAGGCGGTCCTGTATACGCTGAACCAGGAAACCTATCTGAAAAGGTATCTGGAAGATGGCCATCTGAGTATTGACAATCTAGCTGCAGAGCGGGCACTGAAAAATTTTGCCATAGGGAGACGCAGCTGGCTGTTTGCCAAAAGCATCCGCGGGGCACAGGCCAGTGCGACTGTGTACAGCATCACAGAAACTGCGCTTCTGAATGGACTGAAGCCATACAACTATCTCACATATGTGATGGAAAAGATGAAAGAACTCGGTGCGTTTCCGGCAAAGGAAGAAATGCTGGAGCTTCTCCCATGGTCCTCCAATCTGCCTGATGATTGCCGCAGCAAACTTAAAAAGTAA
- the tnpB gene encoding IS66 family insertion sequence element accessory protein TnpB (TnpB, as the term is used for proteins encoded by IS66 family insertion elements, is considered an accessory protein, since TnpC, encoded by a neighboring gene, is a DDE family transposase.), with amino-acid sequence MLDFYGSTTVYLACGCTDLRKSYTGLAAIIKLKFHLDPYSRCMFAFCNRRRTLLKILQWDGSGFWILMKRLDRDSFHWPDTPDELQKVTLKEIHWLCDGLSLNPSGAFEERHPKIVI; translated from the coding sequence ATGCTTGATTTTTACGGAAGTACTACAGTCTATCTGGCATGTGGCTGCACGGACCTCCGGAAGAGCTACACTGGTTTAGCGGCCATCATCAAACTGAAATTCCATCTCGATCCGTACTCCCGCTGTATGTTCGCGTTCTGCAATCGCAGGCGCACATTGCTCAAGATCCTTCAGTGGGACGGGTCAGGGTTTTGGATCCTGATGAAACGGCTGGACCGCGATTCCTTCCATTGGCCTGACACACCGGATGAACTGCAGAAAGTTACGCTGAAAGAGATCCATTGGCTGTGCGATGGTTTATCCCTGAACCCCAGCGGCGCATTTGAAGAACGTCACCCGAAGATCGTCATATGA
- a CDS encoding helix-turn-helix domain-containing protein, whose translation MRRKTIDTIPVLSDAMKNILSAFSKSRSLPSGLVKRASIVLLASQGELNQNIAPQVGLHYNNVATWRSRFLAALPALRRIEMDDPKKLEDEIRAVLSDKKRPGAPSVFTPDQIMRIIDLACSSPNDFGYEVSQWSLPLLVAEIKKQGIAEQISEKSVSRFLKMR comes from the coding sequence ATGCGAAGGAAAACAATTGATACTATCCCGGTTTTATCTGATGCCATGAAAAACATATTATCTGCTTTTTCAAAAAGCCGCTCCCTTCCGTCAGGACTGGTCAAAAGAGCCAGCATTGTCCTGCTTGCGTCACAGGGGGAACTCAACCAGAATATTGCACCACAGGTCGGGCTTCATTATAATAATGTTGCCACCTGGCGCAGTCGGTTCCTCGCGGCGCTCCCAGCCTTGCGGAGGATTGAAATGGACGACCCGAAAAAGCTTGAAGATGAGATACGGGCAGTCCTGTCCGATAAAAAACGCCCCGGTGCCCCGTCTGTTTTTACGCCGGACCAGATCATGCGGATCATCGACCTTGCCTGCAGCAGCCCAAATGATTTTGGGTACGAAGTAAGCCAGTGGAGTCTCCCGCTGTTAGTGGCAGAAATTAAAAAGCAGGGGATCGCTGAACAGATTTCTGAGAAATCTGTCAGCCGTTTTTTAAAAATGAGGTAG
- the tnpC gene encoding IS66 family transposase yields MDPLFTEEQLNKMSREDIISLMKTMREHYQKQETKIQILEEKTKELEFLNAMLSDRLTLAQRKQFGPSSEKYADGYTQLNLFNEAEQEAEPDAPEPEMEEIHPSSYKRKKRSGKKEEDLSAFETTEVIEYKLTGADRNCPDCNTKYKVVTKETVKRLKFVPARFEVVEEVTYVYSCPKCGAMKRPEKAPSLLKGSVATPSLAAGIMNAKYVGGMPLARQEREFARYDLNLSTKTMANWIIQCADRYLQPLYELMKEEFLRSRYAHGDETRVQVIDEPEQKGSTQNWMWVYLTDEYSGAPRMVLFQYERTRAGYHPVEFLGDQYQGYFTCDGYQAYHSLPERITVTGCMAHARRRFDESLTVLKKDFTKEQLKETTAYQAMARIGMFYKIEEMIRDKSPEERYEERQKQAKPLLEAFFEWLHTLEDAVDRSSKIGEAVLYTLNQETYLKRYLEDGHLSIDNLAAERALKNFAIGRRNWLFAKSIRGAQASATVYSITETALLNGLKPYNYLTYVMEKMKELGAFPAKEEMLELLPWSSNLPDDCRSKLKK; encoded by the coding sequence ATGGATCCGCTTTTTACAGAGGAACAACTGAACAAGATGAGCAGGGAGGATATCATCTCCCTGATGAAAACCATGCGGGAGCATTATCAGAAACAGGAAACAAAGATCCAGATCCTCGAAGAAAAAACAAAGGAACTGGAATTCCTGAACGCGATGCTTTCTGACCGTCTGACTCTTGCGCAGCGGAAACAGTTTGGCCCATCCAGCGAAAAATATGCGGATGGCTATACGCAGCTGAACCTTTTTAACGAGGCAGAGCAGGAAGCAGAGCCTGATGCGCCGGAGCCGGAAATGGAGGAGATCCATCCGTCTTCCTATAAAAGAAAGAAACGTTCCGGCAAAAAGGAGGAAGATCTTTCCGCCTTTGAGACAACGGAAGTAATTGAGTATAAGCTGACCGGCGCGGACCGAAACTGTCCGGACTGCAATACCAAATATAAAGTCGTGACAAAAGAGACGGTGAAGCGCCTGAAGTTTGTGCCTGCACGGTTTGAAGTGGTGGAGGAGGTCACCTATGTTTACAGCTGCCCGAAATGCGGGGCGATGAAACGTCCGGAAAAGGCGCCTTCCCTTCTCAAAGGCAGTGTGGCAACACCATCCCTGGCGGCAGGCATCATGAACGCAAAGTATGTGGGCGGCATGCCCCTTGCGCGTCAGGAACGGGAATTCGCCCGTTACGACCTGAACCTTTCCACAAAGACCATGGCGAATTGGATCATCCAGTGTGCGGACCGGTATCTGCAGCCGCTTTATGAACTGATGAAGGAAGAATTCCTCCGGAGCCGGTACGCTCATGGGGATGAAACCCGTGTTCAGGTAATCGATGAGCCGGAACAGAAAGGTTCCACCCAGAACTGGATGTGGGTCTATCTCACTGATGAATACAGCGGCGCACCCCGGATGGTCCTCTTCCAATACGAAAGAACCCGGGCGGGATATCATCCGGTGGAATTCCTTGGGGATCAGTACCAGGGATATTTCACCTGCGATGGATACCAGGCATACCACAGCCTTCCGGAAAGGATCACCGTGACAGGATGCATGGCCCATGCGAGGCGCAGATTTGATGAATCCCTGACCGTTTTGAAAAAGGACTTTACCAAAGAGCAGCTGAAGGAAACAACCGCATATCAGGCAATGGCACGGATCGGGATGTTCTATAAGATCGAGGAGATGATCCGTGACAAGTCACCGGAAGAAAGGTATGAAGAGCGTCAAAAGCAGGCAAAGCCGCTTTTAGAGGCTTTCTTTGAGTGGCTTCATACCCTGGAGGATGCTGTGGACAGATCTTCTAAGATCGGAGAGGCGGTCCTGTATACGCTGAACCAGGAAACCTATCTGAAAAGGTATCTGGAAGATGGCCATCTGAGTATTGACAATCTAGCTGCAGAGCGGGCACTGAAAAATTTTGCCATAGGGAGACGCAACTGGCTGTTTGCCAAAAGCATCCGCGGGGCACAGGCCAGTGCGACTGTGTACAGCATCACAGAAACTGCGCTTCTGAATGGACTGAAGCCATACAACTATCTCACATATGTGATGGAAAAGATGAAAGAACTCGGTGCGTTTCCGGCAAAGGAAGAAATGCTGGAGCTTCTCCCATGGTCCTCCAATCTGCCTGATGATTGCCGCAGCAAACTTAAAAAGTAA
- the tnpA gene encoding IS66 family insertion sequence element accessory protein TnpA yields the protein MMEVIPINTNDNAASKADLWADRFHAFQESGLSRKEWCQQNGIPQSTLGYWIRKLQSEAAETESASDPVFAKLPSEHELHFSTAGTGKPPVMLCLPENIRIEVAADCPARLLTALLQALKNYA from the coding sequence ATGATGGAGGTGATACCAATAAATACGAATGACAATGCAGCCTCAAAGGCTGACCTTTGGGCAGACCGGTTCCATGCTTTCCAGGAAAGCGGTTTATCCCGCAAAGAATGGTGTCAGCAGAATGGAATCCCACAGTCTACACTGGGTTACTGGATCCGAAAGCTCCAGTCAGAAGCCGCTGAGACAGAAAGTGCTTCTGATCCGGTGTTTGCAAAGCTCCCTTCGGAACATGAACTCCATTTCAGTACAGCAGGTACAGGAAAACCTCCTGTGATGCTCTGTCTCCCGGAAAATATCCGGATTGAAGTTGCTGCGGACTGTCCAGCCAGACTGTTGACTGCCCTGCTTCAGGCCTTAAAGAACTATGCTTGA
- a CDS encoding putative holin-like toxin — protein sequence MVASRANETGLPEYIGREVALMTAYEIVSIFIGILALLMSFGSLIVALLAFLDRDRNNKRKK from the coding sequence GTGGTAGCCTCCCGAGCCAATGAAACCGGCTTGCCGGAATACATAGGAAGGGAGGTGGCGCTCATGACGGCTTATGAGATCGTTTCGATTTTCATTGGGATATTAGCTTTGCTGATGTCTTTCGGCAGCTTGATTGTTGCGTTGCTTGCCTTTCTCGACAGAGATAGGAATAACAAGCGAAAAAAATAA